The Arachis hypogaea cultivar Tifrunner chromosome 14, arahy.Tifrunner.gnm2.J5K5, whole genome shotgun sequence DNA window aaaaaagtgtataattttatattattaaatataattttatattattaaaaatattaataataattaatcgaTAGTTACAAATTACAAAATGTGTTGACGTGTTAGTTTATATATATGAAAGTACTTAATTAAATTTGGTTGCAGGGCCATAAAGAGCACGGTGAGAGGATTTTCAAGGCCATTGCTGAATATAAGCTCAGCAATATTTGgacaaataataaataatgcCTTTGGTAAAAGGCTGGAGCCACCATTTGATCCCTATGCTAATGACATAAACTATTTAATTGCATCTTATGTGATTCCTTATGTTGGTCTGAATGGCTATGTTGGTGCCAACCCGCTTCTGCAAAGTGCCACTGCCAAAGCGGTAATTAAAACCTCCAAACTAATTCGGTGGATCAAGTAATAATTAATATGGttgaaaattaatgaaaaatcaattcaCTTATTATATAATACATACGTGTGGGACAATGATTCAAAATATTCACAGAGGGAAATAGTACAATTTGgggtttttatttatttgattaattaaaGGTTTCTTGGTTTTTTTCATTAATAATTTAATCTATTTTGACCTTTATTCTTAAAAAACTTGTTGTttcattatttaataaaaaaactgTTCACTTTTTTTATTGGTTCATCTATTTTTGGTGGTTCATCCATAGTCACATTTTTATTGCCCAAATTTAAGCTTAGCAaaaatctattattattattattattattattattattattattattatttaagttaaagattaatatttgtatttataaataaatttttaagatgAATGTAAAATACTTATTAAAAAACTTTTGGAGACCagcaatttttagtatttttggtcATCATTTGACTagcataaatactaaattatcattttactaatttatatgtacaaattttaaaaaatgtaagtacaaattgtattaatttatgagTGCAAACTGTATTAATTCATATGTgcaaaattctaataaatatatgTACAAATTATATACTTATGTGtaaaatatatgtaaatataGGTACAAATTATTGCTAGTTAACAAttggttaaaaataatatatttattggcTATGTAACATTACTCATAATTATTTCctctgaataaaaaattattggtttcagagattaaaaaaaaaaaaaaaaggaaagtcaGTAAAAATGAGCTTATAAGTTTTCCTGTTTTTTATTAGTTGAGATTTGAGCCCATGAGCTTATAAAATTTAATTGAAGTTAATATATGCTTTCATGGATTGTTTAAATTAAATGTGCTAAAAATAGAAtttatatcatgcattcaaaCTAATTAtgcaaaaataaattaagtaaaaaaacaaataaaatattcaatCAGATACAACATTTTAacctaaaatctaataaaaaaaacatttaattctTTCATATTATATACTTTGTCCTTTTTAaaataagtgttttttttttaagatttattgAAAAATGAATGTATCTAAACATATAGTGTGATATTGCATGCATGTACAGCTTGTTGCAGGACTATTAGGTGTGGAGTCTGGTCAAGACGCAATAATCCGAGGTTTGTTATACGAACGGCGAGATGAGATAGTAATCCCATATAAAGTGAGTGTGACTGAGTTCACAAATCGCATCTCAAACCTTAGAAACAAATTAGGGAGGGAAGGTATTAAAGATGAAGGTCTTGTGGTACCTAAAGAGCTTGGTGCTGAAGGAGAAGTCACAGGGAATATTCTTTCAGCCAACGATTATTCACTTTCATATCCTAGAACTCCAAAAGAGATATTGAGAATAGTGTATGGAACAGGTGATGAACATGTTCCTGGTGGATTCTACCCTCTTGGAGCTAATGGTACCATCGCTAAATCTTACTTGGAACGTAATTAAAGCTATGGCAGCTTTAATGCCTTTTCTGGGGTAAAAAAGTATACAACAAATATGTCTCATATCGTATAAATATGTAAAGTCTCATCTAATGAATAAATAACTGCCATTTGTTATATATTGTACTCGATTTattattggaaaaaaaaaatcaatgtgtGTGTATTTGTATACAAGTAAAAGGATAATAAAATATTACTGTTCTAGACCTAAAATTCGAaataatgttttatttttatctttaaagattatatatatgtgtgtgtgtgaaatATTTAATATTGTTAGAATGCTGCAGtggaaattaaataatattaattaactaattccTCTCTTAATATTGTTATTTACTTCTGTATGATATTTGGCCACTTGTTTATGAATTTATTATCATCAAATATAAAAGGTTaaagttatatttatatatgagcaAGACCACCAACTTCATTATGTTACATAATCTGTCTCAAGTTCGAATAAAATTAAGAAAGATGATTGCGTTAGATCTTTGATAATCAGTATAAAAATTTAATCGAATCATCATAAATagactaaaaatatatattattgtgcTAAAATTAGGTAGTTGCTCCAAAGTAACGcgctataaaaattattttaaaaatactactcttaaaatatatatatcctTTTATTGAGACtcactttaaaaatatttatataatttcacttataaaaatatataatacttaaTTACTTGCCATAATCATATATTTGTTAGTAATTATTAAAGATATTACTAAAGATATTTTTAGAGATATCTAAgttatttttatgtaataaaaatcatattttttaaaataatttttcacaatttttatttttaataaaaaaatctacttaatatactaaaattggattttctCCCAACTAATAAAGCCGAGATATCGATTTCTCGTGACtccgtttttcctccaaaataaatACACttttctctattctaaattatttatacaaaatatctttattataatcatattataattaatatttaatgtataatacataattatactaatttagaaacatatctttattataattatgtgaaatcatatttaatgcattattaaactacttatcaattatcaatcgaaatttttttaataataataataataatatatgataattatatgataatagcaccggttattaataaccaatttatatttctcataaataaatttattttaaaaaatatctttattataattatattacaatattacaattaatatttaatgaataatgcacaaTTATACTAATCTAAGATAATGtctttattatctatctattctattatataaaaataagatttttgcacTTAATAACAGAACTGATGCGACATACTCTTAAAGTGTTTCctgatttatttcatttaattcgttaaagcaaatcaattataattaattaattatatcaattaattaatttgattagatattcaaattttatcatttattataattaattatattaattaattaatttagttaattatattaattatttgatttgattggagtaaatatcgaattatttaataaataataaatatgataacgaaatatatgaattaatttaattagtttatttttttcaatacccTCTATTTATACAAGATCAAATGTTTTTTACTCAttcgctttttttttctttctctctctccctccctccctccctccccctCTCTTTTTCTCGTGTTTAGgtacaatttttgtaatttattaaatttttgtttcttttatctttatttatacattttatttttttatgttttttaaaatttttgtttatttcaattgcttattattaggcgcacacttttttttattttaacttctgattaacaaaaaaatgtgtgatttttatgttgtttttaaataatcttactataattttgttttgtaatattctattttgtcatgtgtacttcaattcatatatatatatagtcttttttttgtgattcacaattaatatatacattattcgtgtatgtggtttatatgttaatgtttttattgattctctttattttattttatttttttgtgtgtctctttgttgctctttattttagttatatatattcattaatttttctgtattgatactctttttatttgaaatatcatgacaatttagagtgtatgttgtgacccatgtgtgatattcgttaatttgctgtatctttttagatggtttatgttataatgtgtttaaggagttgacttaaaattataatatgatatataaatttataatatgatttatagtatgctaaaatattaggacattatcatataaatattttttaatttgtccgTTAGATTTAACTATATAGGATattgaaaattatgcaattatgtaattagttatttttttatataattattgtattgatcatttacattagtgagattattttcaatattaatatttataaatatgctattatttgtataattgattgaatcatcttattcgtttaaatttaattctattaaattaattattcaaggTGTCAttgctatttctatttttaaagaatttttttaatattatttaacaattctaaTAATTAGAAAAGGTAAGACGGTACAAAATTACAATGACGATAAGATTGAAATATCCATGATAAAATTATGTTGATAATATACACTTGGATATTACTAACAACTAtgttagtaattacttaaaataaataataaaataagttatagggtattattttatttaaattattaataattaaagaataaaaagtcagtaattatttttaaaaaagacattaaatttaattttatggtactaatttatttgagttgttaataaaatttataatttttagatttatatctactcaatttatatattttattttattttactttaacgAAAAATTGAGACgtgcatttttaattaattatttagaaagtatagcgaaatgagttatatcaattataattaattatcgatCATTGATATCAATAAattgattatattaatttataagatGAATAACGTGTAATAAAtgttgtgaaattaattataataaattaataattaataaataaaaaactaaaaaggacttttttttattattttttaatggatatacatttttataattttactttttctttatctctttctttcacatttatttcttttaatttattgaaataaatcaattatattaattatttgtattaattaattaagtactttttaatgtattattataactgtgtttttaaattaaaggttaaaaatattataaaattttttttataaaagttgttgcaaaataaatatttttaaaatgtgtctttaatacacaaattaactaaattatttttcaatttaatatgtttgattcattcaattgtattaattataactaatcaattatgtaattttatttgattaggataaatatttcgttatttaatattttatttgattcattaaatattacattaataataactttaaatatttaatttaattagagtaaatatcaaattattttaaattttgtttgattcattaaaccaaattaattataactaatttattatttaatatgatcgagataaatattaaattatttaataaataatatataaaacaataaaataaatgaactcaattaatttaaattattatcttattattttatatatcccttttctccctctctatttttttcttcaggtaaaatatttataattttatatttttgtttttttatcttaattttactaatatttttctatgattttgttttatattaatttttttatttattttgattaataattcttaagggtattattattttatttaagataatttaaattttttgtaatatttttataaaagttgattaataggtttttttaaatatttttttgaaatttttttaataagatcatattttgatttttctctttcatcctttgtattaattaattatattaatcttctattgcaatacattttttatctactccacacattatcttttctatcttcttttacttttttttaattgctctttttactttatttttaattgtttatttcacttttacttctcatatatagatttattataattcatcacaggttctttttgaatttaagtgattttttacgttatattttaccattgatgcttttattttgtttagtgtatttttttagtctatgtttaatataataatctgtaaatatctattctattatataaaaattaaatttctacacTTAATGATAAAACTGTCGTAACATGTTTCTGATGGTGTTTTTCGGTTTATTTCTTTAAACTCATTAAattcattttattataataaattaattatatcaactaattgatttggttaattttttaaatatcatacaatttattataatttctatcaatcaattaattgtaattcaaattgaatgattattttgttacgaaattattattttctaatctatttatgggcaatacatatattaattataattgtaaattaagctattttacattaaataacttatataatggtcatctcatttattatcataaatgctgaattaaataagttattattacttttgatttagaattaaatgagaataaaaccacaaatactattttatttggtctTTCGGGTTTAATGGGTgtgacactcaaatataaatagtgacttccgaattttggtctccaacacatcaaagccatctccgtaactctttttccataaaagaaattttgattcaACTCTATTAGGGATACAGAAGGTTTTCAAAGAACAAATGAATGGtctgaatttgcacgaattctaaatgttcgaACTTACGACGTTGTTTTAGTTCgttgtcgttacgagaatgactctaatctatacgtgtctaacgactagaatagattaaatattatttaagtaatttatttctaatattggtatttgattaaattagttttagagaaatttaaattgttgactcaattcatatattacgactattcttttcgaatatattatttttatattttttaatataaaatttcttttttttcttctgatttttaagtttattttctttctcattttatattttagattagtaatgtaattattaaaaaaatatatttaaaaatagaagaaaaagaaatattaaaacatcactatttaaaaaaaagaaagatacgtaaaaaaaaggaaaataaaaaattaaaacatcactattagaaaaaaacTGTTAATATACGTATGAATGGAGTCGgaattgaaaaatatatatagatataaaaataaaaaattatttcatgattgtagaataaaaaataatcatatatataaaacgaaataattataacaaaaaataattaatatatgtgatttagaTGTTTTTAATAACTGGTAACatagagtttaacaaaatataattagagagagagagaattatttaacaaaattaatatataaggttacgaaagtctcatccaaatttgacaagaacaagacgatttacatagaaatggttctcatggatgataaggtaagttgattattttttattattctttctaggtccaatttataaatattttttgtcgtattttaagtttatttgataagtaaacccttgCACGCGAACAAAGACAGtgcgattttatagatttataagtgctaatagcctttatatttaatCTGTTTTATAGTGTgaaaataactaatatatttattggtggatttaactattactatattatttatgatcacattcagtatatatgtctgatttattgaaaaaagtagattattaaaactgattaataactattttagagttaatccaattaacactaaattaaaaaaaatacataacatgttacttttttattaatcaaattattataattcaaattaattttaaaaaataatttaaaattataatttcaatcttatcacgtgcatggcacgggtaatTATACTTGTTATTATATAAAAGTGAGTCTCAAATAAAAGGAATATAATTTAAAGttattatcaatataattttattttagaaaaaaattattaaataacacaactagaaaatggcttAATACAGATAGATTTACAAACAGATTTAGTCTATATTACAAacgaatttttggttaccgacgaaattaccgacggattttgtccctcttaaAAGCCTTGttgaaaattatttaccgacggaatTTTTTCGTCGGAAAATTACTGATAGATTTTTACCAGTTATCGATAGATTTTTCCTCGGTAAATTCTCCCCTCCATTTTCCTGAAACGTTGAACTTTCCGATGGATTTTTCAtcggtaattacagacgaattttccgaCGAATTTTTCATCGGtaattatagacaaatttttcgtcgaaaaatccgtcggtaattagaGCCTTGGAATACCATCCCAAACTCTGAATACAGatagaaaattcgtctgtaaatccgtcagtaagataaaatataatcttttttagattttttcattgcaaaataaacctgttttcatacaaaataaatataaatttaaacaagTTCATTgtattatcaaatcaaaagaaaagtactataaacaagcaagtcaacataattcaaaacataaacaaagtatattgatacatcaactataataataaataacaaccatacatcaacaaagtgtattgatacatcaactatgaTTCAAAATATAAACTTACTGTATTGTTCAACTATACtacatcaaaaacaaaagaagattctgttttcaaagtTCCACAGCTCATTGGCAGCGTGCAGAAATTGAATTATGGAAGTGGTTCACCAGTGTAGCCTTTCCTTCGATTCGTGCATATGCCAGGGAAGCAACTTTTTCACTATTAAACTTCTCTCACTTCTTCCCATTAAATGTCTGCAAAATCAAATACTTCTTCCTTCTCAAGTTTATGCCGATGCATGATGGCAGTAATGAATTCATAATAGTCAATGGCCCCAATCTGGACAAACCAGATTTCAGTTCTTCGAAAGTGATTGTGCCGATGCGATTCGTATCCATATTGTTGAACATTTGTTCTAGGCCCTGATTTCTTCCTCTGAAAGATTTTATGCTATCACCTTCCACGTCAAAAGATAAAGTATTTGTCATATCACACACAAGAAATAATATACTATAATCAAGTGATTTTTCACATTTAGAATGGAATTGTAAAGGCACCTTTAAAGCAAGTTTCTTCGTCTTGTTCATTGCTCTGAATTGTTTCATCCTACTTAAAACCGCATTGTCTATAGGCTTGTCAGATGTTTCCCCCACTTCCTTCATCCAAGGGTGTTCTGATTCATATTCATAATGTGAATAACCTTAGTAACCATTATGATACATAGCTAGCTTCATACTGGAAATGAATGAAATTTACCAAGGGTAGCAGAAGCTGTGATGCGTTTCTTAGGTTCATAGGCTAACATTTTCCTGATCAAATCTTTTGCAGCAGCTGAAATAGAAGGCCATGGTGCGCTTTCTAGATCTAATTTCCCTTCCAAGATAGCATCAAAGATCTGCTTCTCAGTTTCTGAAATTGTCCAACAATGATAGTGGTGAGTGAGTCCGAAACAGAGCGACAGAGGAGTCGAAAATAATAAGTATAAAAAGCTTAAATAATAaaggtaataataataacaatcaataGTGTAAATCAAAGCAGTGGTAACCAGAGATATATCCAAAGGTATATCCAAATACAAACCTGAACACACAGTCACATTTTAGTATACATTTCTTTCAGCTcaaaaactgaaaaagtattttacTAGCTTCAcataattatgcagaaaatacttgaaaacaGTAGAATGAGATAGGTACCTACCTGAATAAAATACAGGGCACCATTTATTGAAATATAAACTATATGACacataaaatagttataaaaaaGTAGTTAATGTAGCTGAAAGTAGAGTTCAAAACACATAAATCATCTCAACCTCTTAGTGCATCTGGAGGGAAGGAAAGTGACTCCGGTAAAGTAGAACAGTTGTTGGATTTTGGACCACAAATTAATGGATTTTCGACAATCTTGGAAGTAAATAATCAATCAAGAAATTAGTACACCATTTTTTTGTTAACTTGAATACAGAGCTAAAGTCAACATTTAACTAGAAACGCTAAATGATCTTACTTTAATGTTCTTGCTGGTATTCTTGGCAAGGAACCACTCAGATTATTGTAGGAGAGGTCTTTAcatatatttttcaattcatTACAATTAGTATTCAATTTTATACCTAGAAATCATTAGTTTTATAAGGAAAAGATAACATTAATGCCAAGGTAAC harbors:
- the LOC112741619 gene encoding ferritin-like catalase Nec2; its protein translation is MHHTSSSLKKKIHMAFNIISNSMSSFIVFLLVFLFYSSNEIFVRSWDTIPKSDADLIEVALNLEYLEAEFFLYGAEGYGLDVVNPNLTEGGPSPIGGKIADLSPLIKDIIFQFGLQEVGHLRAIKSTVRGFSRPLLNISSAIFGQIINNAFGKRLEPPFDPYANDINYLIASYVIPYVGLNGYVGANPLLQSATAKALVAGLLGVESGQDAIIRGLLYERRDEIVIPYKVSVTEFTNRISNLRNKLGREGIKDEGLVVPKELGAEGEVTGNILSANDYSLSYPRTPKEILRIVYGTGDEHVPGGFYPLGANGTIAKSYLERN